Proteins encoded together in one Quercus lobata isolate SW786 chromosome 3, ValleyOak3.0 Primary Assembly, whole genome shotgun sequence window:
- the LOC115979286 gene encoding protein FEZ-like, which yields MDERIIDGDKLDEVMLPGFRFHPTDEELVGFYLKRKIQQRPLSIELIKQLDIYKYDPWDLPKFATTGEKEWYFYCPRDRKYRNSARPNRVTGAGFWKATGTDRPIYSSEGSKCIGLKKSLVFYKGRAAKGVKTDWMMHEFRLPSLTDPTAPPKRFVDKSIPANDSWAICRIFKKTNSTTQRALSHSWVSPSPTETNTLDMLVKGQHCTQFSQENMSLTSKTNCSAATHFSINNDIQQLSSTTFSPLDFVCYKSLNQLADKPSQITGDLPSSFLFSPLETSTPTKCTVDISSMLLNMPSSMLGDFGTKVSESIDYSGPQEHCNGFSFSLLQDMQGNIGSGGEQANALMKNPNMTHADDHWETVRSIGFPFSLPSNNDAWKTNLAWDSSPCPSEMSTSFSTTKSYT from the exons ATGGATGAGAGAATTATTGATGGTGATAAACTAGATGAAGTGATGCTACCAGGGTTTCGATTTCATCCAACTGATGAGGAGCTTGTAGGGTTTTATCTGAAGAGAAAAATTCAGCAGCGGCCTCTCTCTATCGAGCTCATCAAGCAGCTTGATATCTATAAATATGATCCATGGGATCTTCCAA AGTTTGCCACAACTGGAGAAAAAGAGTGGTATTTCTACTGCCCTAGGGATAGGAAATACAGAAACAGTGCAAGGCCTAATCGGGTAACTGGAGCTGGGTTTTGGAAAGCCACAGGAACTGACAGGCCTATTTACTCCTCTGAAGGTTCCAAGTGCATTGGCTTGAAGAAATCCCTTGTTTTCTACAAAGGTAGAGCTGCCAAAGGTGTCAAAACTGACTGGATGATGCATGAGTTTAGGTTACCTTCACTTACTGACCCAACAGCACCACCAAAGAGATTTGTGGACAAAAGCATTCCTGCCAAT GACTCATGGGCAATATGCAGGATATTCAAGAAAACTAATTCCACAACCCAAAgagctctctctcactcttgGGTTTCTCCATCACCAACTGAAACTAACACACTTGATATGCTAGTCAAAGGTCAGCACTGCACTCAGTTTTCTCAGGAGAACATGTCATTGACATCAAAAACCAACTGTTCAGCAGCCACTCATTTCTCTATTAACAATGACATACAACAATTATCTTCCACTACGTTTTCTCCCTTAGATTTTGTGTGCTACAAATCCTTAAATCAATTAGCAGATAAACCTTCTCAAATCACTGGAGACCTTCCCTCTAGCTTCTTGTTTTCACCTCTAGAAACTTCAACACCAACAAAATGCACAGTTGATATTTCTTCCATGCTGTTAAACATGCCCTCTTCAATGCTTGGAGATTTTGGTACTAAGGTCAGTGAGAGTATAGACTATAGTGGGCCACAAGAACATTGCAATGGCTTCTCATTCAGTTTACTTCAAGACATGCAAGGGAACATTGGTAGTGGAGGTGAGCAAGCCAATGCCTTGATGAAGAATCCTAATATGACACATGCTGATGATCATTGGGAGACCGTCCGATCCATTGGATTTCCATTCAGTTTGCCTTCGAATAATGATGCTTGGAAGACAAACTTAGCGTGGGATTCTTCACCATGTCCAAGTGAAATGTCCACAAGTTTTTCTACAACCAAGAGCTATACTTAA